In one Buchnera aphidicola (Pemphigus immunis) genomic region, the following are encoded:
- the aroB gene encoding 3-dehydroquinate synthase: MEKLNVSLGERSYTISIGSNLLDKKNIFYPLKTGNKAMLVTNKTLANIWKDKVLRCLFEQGIKVDEVILSDGEKYKNLCEMESIISSLLENTHGRDTTLIGLGGGVIGDITGFSAAIYQRGVRYIQIPTTLLSQVDASVGGKTAVNHVLGKNMIGVFWQPASVLIDIQFLHTLPKRELVSGIAEVVKYAIIFDSDFFVWLEKNIEGILNLDIKLMKHCILTCCKFKLRLIELDERESDCRVLLNLGHTYGHAIESHVGYGNWLHGEAVSAGIIMAARTAEKIGLLKNKDVKRIEKLMSRVGLPIRGPKNMLPSSYFPYFMRDKKVISGVIRMILPVKIGEAKVFTGIDEDIIKSVITDCIQNN; encoded by the coding sequence ATGGAAAAATTAAACGTTAGTTTAGGGGAAAGAAGCTATACTATTAGTATAGGTTCTAATTTATTGGATAAAAAAAATATATTTTATCCTTTAAAGACAGGTAATAAAGCAATGTTGGTAACAAATAAAACATTAGCTAATATTTGGAAAGATAAAGTACTACGTTGTCTTTTTGAACAAGGAATTAAAGTTGATGAAGTGATTTTATCAGATGGAGAAAAATATAAAAATCTATGTGAAATGGAATCAATTATTTCTTCTTTATTGGAAAACACCCACGGAAGAGATACAACTTTAATTGGATTAGGGGGTGGAGTAATAGGTGATATTACTGGTTTTAGTGCAGCTATATATCAGAGAGGAGTAAGGTATATTCAAATTCCAACGACTTTGTTATCTCAAGTTGATGCCTCCGTAGGAGGAAAAACTGCTGTTAATCATGTTTTAGGAAAAAATATGATTGGTGTTTTTTGGCAACCGGCTTCTGTTTTAATTGACATACAATTTTTACATACTTTACCTAAAAGAGAGTTAGTTTCAGGAATAGCTGAAGTAGTAAAATATGCTATCATTTTTGATAGTGATTTTTTTGTTTGGTTAGAAAAAAATATTGAAGGAATATTAAATCTCGATATTAAATTAATGAAACATTGTATTCTAACTTGTTGTAAATTTAAGTTAAGATTAATAGAATTAGATGAAAGAGAGTCAGATTGTCGTGTTTTATTAAATTTAGGACATACTTATGGACATGCTATAGAGTCTCATGTAGGATATGGAAATTGGTTACATGGGGAAGCAGTATCAGCTGGTATCATTATGGCAGCTCGAACTGCAGAAAAAATAGGATTATTAAAAAATAAGGATGTTAAACGTATAGAAAAATTGATGAGTAGAGTAGGTTTACCAATTAGGGGACCTAAAAACATGTTACCTTCTTCTTATTTTCCTTATTTTATGAGAGATAAGAAAGTAATTTCTGGTGTTATAAGAATGATTTTGCCAGTAAAAATTGGTGAAGCTAAGGTATTTACTGGAATTGATGAAGATATTATTAAATCTGTAATTACAGATTGTATTCAAAATAACTAA
- the aroK gene encoding shikimate kinase AroK gives MAEKRNIFLIGPMGAGKSTIGRQLSQQLSMEFYDSDQEIEKRTGADISWVFDVEGEQGFRDREKKIIDELTQLHGIILATGGGSVLSRESRNHLSARGTVIYLKTTIEKQLLRTQRDRKRPLLQKDILARKKTLENLAYERNPFYHEIADIVVNTDEKSAKIVSNRIIYLLEKNH, from the coding sequence ATGGCAGAAAAAAGAAATATCTTTTTAATTGGACCCATGGGTGCAGGTAAAAGTACCATTGGTCGTCAATTATCTCAACAACTTAGTATGGAATTTTATGATTCTGATCAAGAAATTGAGAAGCGCACTGGTGCTGATATAAGTTGGGTTTTTGATGTAGAAGGTGAACAAGGATTTCGAGATCGAGAAAAAAAAATAATAGATGAACTCACTCAACTTCACGGTATCATATTGGCTACAGGAGGTGGCTCTGTACTATCTCGAGAATCACGTAATCATCTTTCTGCTCGTGGTACCGTAATTTATTTAAAAACAACGATTGAAAAACAATTATTACGTACTCAACGAGATAGAAAACGTCCGTTATTACAAAAAGATATATTAGCTCGTAAAAAAACATTAGAAAATTTAGCATATGAAAGAAATCCTTTCTATCATGAGATAGCAGATATAGTAGTAAATACAGATGAGAAAAGTGCAAAAATTGTTTCTAATCGTATTATCTATTTATTAGAAAAAAACCATTAA
- the deoD gene encoding purine-nucleoside phosphorylase → MVTPHMNAKAGDFSDIVIMPGDPIRAKYIADNYLKSVTEVNNIRSMFGYTGIYKNKKISIMSHGIGIPSCSIYVKELITEYLVKKIIRVGTCGAIIENMALRDIVIGMGACTDSKVNRLNFKDNDFAAICSFPMLFNIVKVAEKFNIKINIGNLFTTDLFYSDDQEVLDVIEKYGILGIEMETAGLYALAAKYKIEAISICTVTDHIKKLTKISSADRQSSLDTMIHLALESTLL, encoded by the coding sequence ATGGTTACTCCTCATATGAATGCCAAAGCAGGGGATTTTTCAGATATAGTTATTATGCCAGGTGATCCTATTAGGGCAAAGTATATAGCCGACAATTATTTAAAAAGTGTTACTGAAGTGAATAATATTAGATCTATGTTTGGTTATACTGGAATTTATAAGAATAAAAAAATTTCTATTATGAGTCATGGTATAGGAATACCTTCTTGTTCTATTTATGTTAAAGAATTAATTACAGAATATTTAGTGAAAAAAATTATACGAGTAGGGACATGTGGTGCGATAATAGAAAATATGGCATTGCGTGATATTGTAATTGGTATGGGAGCATGTACTGATTCAAAAGTAAATAGATTAAATTTTAAAGATAACGATTTTGCAGCTATTTGTAGTTTTCCTATGCTTTTTAATATAGTTAAAGTAGCTGAAAAATTTAATATTAAAATTAATATAGGAAATTTATTTACAACTGATTTATTTTATTCAGATGATCAAGAAGTTTTAGATGTAATAGAAAAATATGGAATTTTAGGTATAGAAATGGAAACAGCGGGATTGTATGCTTTAGCAGCTAAATATAAAATTGAAGCTATTTCTATTTGTACAGTGACAGATCACATAAAAAAATTAACTAAAATTTCATCTGCAGATAGACAGTCAAGTTTGGATACAATGATTCATTTGGCCTTAGAATCTACTTTATTATAA
- a CDS encoding phosphopentomutase, protein MKRAFILVLDSFGIGYSRDAYKFGDEGADTFGHIQQACLSGIANKNRIGPLKIPNLMSLGLGKLVEKSKSKSLFFTDNDTNIIGSYAYASEISSGKDTISGHWEIAGVPVLFNWDYFKKKENSFDKNLLKEIFMRSHLIGSLGNCHASGTTVLDDFGEEHICTGKPIFYTSQDSVFQIACHEKIFGLEKLYNLSKIVRKTLNDKKYNIGRVIARPFIGNKKYQFLRTNNRKDLSNSPTSSTVLKKLIDEKCGIVVGIGKIYDIYAGVGITYNVKANGLNDLFDKTINQIKISLDNTIVFTNFVDFDSSWGHRRDISGYANGLELFDSRLPELLKLVKKGDILIITADHGCDPTWSGTEHTRENVPILIYRPGMVSKYLGYRKTFADIGQTLAKYFGLSNMDYGTSML, encoded by the coding sequence ATGAAACGCGCATTTATTTTAGTATTGGATTCTTTTGGAATTGGCTATAGCCGTGATGCTTATAAGTTTGGAGATGAAGGAGCTGATACTTTTGGACATATACAACAAGCTTGTTTGAGCGGAATAGCTAATAAAAATAGAATAGGTCCATTAAAAATTCCTAATTTAATGTCTTTAGGTTTAGGTAAATTGGTAGAAAAATCTAAGAGTAAATCGTTATTCTTTACTGATAATGATACTAATATTATAGGTAGTTATGCATATGCCAGTGAGATTTCTTCTGGTAAAGATACTATTTCTGGACATTGGGAAATTGCAGGTGTTCCTGTATTGTTTAATTGGGATTATTTTAAAAAAAAAGAAAATAGTTTTGATAAAAATTTGCTGAAAGAAATTTTTATGCGTTCTCATTTAATCGGATCATTAGGTAATTGTCATGCTTCTGGAACAACAGTATTAGATGATTTTGGAGAAGAACATATTTGTACTGGAAAACCTATTTTTTATACTTCTCAAGATTCAGTATTTCAAATTGCATGTCATGAAAAAATATTTGGTTTAGAAAAATTATATAATTTATCTAAAATAGTACGAAAAACGTTAAACGATAAGAAATATAATATTGGTAGAGTTATTGCTAGACCATTTATTGGTAATAAAAAATATCAATTTTTAAGAACAAATAATAGAAAGGATTTATCCAATTCACCGACGTCTTCAACTGTTTTAAAGAAGTTAATAGACGAGAAATGTGGAATTGTTGTCGGTATCGGTAAGATTTATGATATTTATGCTGGTGTAGGTATAACATATAATGTAAAGGCTAATGGATTAAATGATTTATTCGATAAAACTATAAATCAAATAAAAATATCTTTGGATAATACCATTGTTTTTACTAATTTTGTCGATTTTGATTCTTCTTGGGGACATCGTCGAGATATTTCAGGATACGCAAATGGATTAGAGTTATTTGATTCTAGATTACCGGAATTGTTAAAATTAGTAAAAAAAGGGGATATTTTAATTATAACAGCAGATCATGGTTGTGATCCTACGTGGTCAGGAACTGAACATACAAGAGAAAATGTACCTATTTTAATTTATAGACCGGGTATGGTTTCTAAATATTTAGGTTATCGTAAAACTTTTGCAGATATAGGACAAACATTAGCTAAGTATTTTGGTTTATCTAACATGGATTACGGAACCAGTATGTTATAA
- the prfC gene encoding peptide chain release factor 3 produces MIKKKSDLNFLSEIEKRRTFAIISHPDSGKTTITEKILLLGKVIHKSGTVKARGSGTYVTSDWMKIEKKRGISITSSVMQFYYKFHLINLLDTPGHEDFSEDTYRIITAVDCCLMIIDAAKGVEERTKKLINITRLRNTPIITFINKLDRDAKDPIELFDDIENKLKISCTPITWPINCGRLFQGIYHIYDEGIWIYKKSVKKTEKKIFFLKMPDLNNILLDENIGSESAHKLREEVELIKECYLKFKRSFFLQGNLTPVFFGSALNNFGVDHMLHGLINWAPCPTYKTSDMRKVEPNEDSFSGFIFKIQANMDSKHRDRIAFMRIVSGKYIKGIKLLHVRTGKYIVVNEALIFLAGDRFSVDNAYPGDIIGIHNHGKIRIGDTFTQGERIKFIGVPNFAPEIFRYIRLTNPFKQKQLLKGLKELSEEGAVQTFRPILNNNLILGVIGELQFDIVIERLQEEYFIEAVYDSVNIVAARWISSSDSKQLNKFKLKYISNLAIDGNNQLTYIAPSLVNLNIVIMRYPNIIFSKFQEN; encoded by the coding sequence ATGATCAAAAAAAAATCAGATTTGAATTTTTTATCGGAAATAGAAAAAAGAAGAACTTTTGCAATTATTTCTCATCCAGATTCAGGAAAAACAACTATAACTGAAAAAATATTGTTATTAGGAAAAGTTATTCATAAATCTGGTACTGTTAAAGCTAGAGGTTCAGGAACTTATGTTACATCTGATTGGATGAAAATTGAAAAAAAGAGAGGCATTTCTATTACCAGTTCTGTTATGCAATTTTATTATAAATTTCATTTAATTAATTTATTGGATACTCCAGGTCATGAAGATTTTTCAGAAGACACTTATCGTATCATTACTGCTGTTGATTGTTGTTTAATGATTATCGATGCAGCTAAAGGAGTAGAAGAGAGAACTAAAAAATTAATTAATATAACCAGATTGAGAAATACTCCTATCATTACTTTCATTAATAAATTGGATAGAGATGCTAAAGATCCTATAGAGTTATTTGATGATATTGAAAATAAATTAAAAATATCTTGTACTCCTATTACTTGGCCAATAAATTGTGGACGTTTATTTCAAGGGATATATCATATTTATGATGAAGGAATATGGATTTATAAAAAAAGTGTAAAAAAAACTGAAAAAAAAATATTTTTTTTAAAAATGCCAGATTTAAATAATATTTTGTTAGATGAAAATATTGGTTCAGAATCAGCTCATAAATTACGTGAAGAAGTGGAATTAATCAAAGAGTGTTATTTAAAATTTAAACGTTCTTTTTTTTTACAAGGTAATTTGACTCCAGTATTTTTTGGTAGTGCTTTAAATAATTTTGGTGTAGATCACATGTTACATGGTTTAATAAATTGGGCTCCATGTCCAACGTATAAAACATCTGATATGAGAAAAGTAGAACCCAATGAAGACAGTTTTTCTGGTTTTATTTTTAAAATACAAGCAAATATGGATTCTAAACATAGAGATCGTATTGCTTTTATGAGAATAGTTTCAGGTAAATATATTAAAGGTATTAAATTATTACATGTTAGGACAGGGAAATATATTGTTGTTAATGAAGCACTTATATTTTTAGCCGGTGATAGATTTTCGGTAGATAATGCTTATCCAGGAGATATTATTGGGATACATAATCATGGAAAAATTAGGATAGGTGATACTTTTACTCAAGGTGAACGAATTAAATTTATTGGTGTTCCTAATTTTGCTCCTGAAATATTTCGCTATATTCGATTAACTAATCCATTTAAACAAAAACAGTTATTGAAAGGATTAAAAGAACTGTCAGAAGAAGGTGCTGTTCAAACATTTCGTCCAATATTAAATAATAATTTAATATTAGGAGTAATAGGTGAATTACAATTTGATATAGTTATTGAAAGATTACAAGAAGAATATTTTATTGAAGCTGTATATGATAGTGTAAATATTGTAGCTGCGCGATGGATATCATCTTCTGATAGTAAACAGTTAAATAAATTTAAATTAAAATATATATCTAATTTAGCAATTGATGGTAATAATCAATTAACGTATATTGCTCCGAGCTTAGTTAATTTAAATATTGTTATTATGCGTTATCCAAATATTATTTTTTCTAAATTTCAAGAAAATTAA
- the ansA gene encoding asparaginase: MNKKFIYIAYTGGTIGMKNSKNGYVPMSGYLQKQINNMPDFHQPEIPNFIINEYQPLIDSSNMSPIDWQIIANDISINYEKYDGFIVLHGTDTMSYTASALSFLLENLQKPVIITGSQIPLYEIRSDGRQNLLNSLLIAAHYPISEVTLFFNNKLYRGNRTTKANADGFNAFISPNFTQLIEIGIQVRYIFKPLITNIRKNFRTYHVTPQPIGIIIIYPGISAKIIHNFLLQPVKALILCSYGVGNAPQDKKFLNELKIAYQRDIIIINLTQCISGSVNMKGYATGNSLANVGVISGYDLTIEAALTKLHFLFSQNLSNNKIRKIMQKNIRGELTPKK; encoded by the coding sequence ATGAATAAAAAATTTATATATATTGCTTACACAGGTGGTACTATTGGAATGAAAAATTCTAAAAATGGTTATGTTCCCATGTCTGGTTATTTGCAAAAACAAATAAATAACATGCCTGATTTTCACCAACCAGAAATACCTAATTTCATTATTAATGAGTATCAACCATTAATTGATTCATCTAATATGAGTCCTATAGACTGGCAAATTATAGCCAATGATATTTCTATTAACTATGAAAAATATGATGGATTTATTGTTTTACATGGTACTGATACAATGTCTTATACTGCATCAGCATTATCTTTTTTGTTAGAAAATTTACAAAAACCAGTTATTATTACAGGTTCTCAAATACCTCTGTATGAAATACGATCTGATGGTAGACAAAATTTGCTTAACTCTTTACTTATAGCAGCTCATTACCCTATCTCTGAAGTAACTCTCTTTTTTAATAATAAATTATATCGAGGTAATAGAACCACTAAAGCTAATGCTGATGGATTTAATGCTTTTATTTCTCCTAATTTTACTCAACTAATTGAGATAGGTATACAAGTTAGATATATATTTAAACCTTTAATAACAAATATTCGTAAAAATTTCAGAACATATCATGTAACTCCACAACCTATTGGAATAATAATTATCTATCCAGGAATTTCTGCTAAAATTATTCACAATTTTTTACTTCAACCAGTTAAAGCATTAATTTTATGTTCTTACGGAGTAGGCAATGCTCCTCAAGATAAAAAATTTTTAAATGAACTAAAGATAGCTTATCAACGTGATATTATCATTATTAATTTAACGCAATGCATTTCTGGTTCAGTCAATATGAAAGGATACGCAACAGGAAATTCACTAGCTAATGTAGGTGTTATTAGTGGTTATGATCTGACTATAGAAGCTGCCCTTACAAAACTTCATTTTTTATTTAGCCAAAATTTATCTAATAACAAAATAAGAAAAATAATGCAAAAAAATATAAGAGGAGAATTAACTCCAAAAAAATAA
- a CDS encoding NfuA family Fe-S biogenesis protein, with product MIYISIPAQKYLKKLLKDEEKGTHIRVFVVNPGTPKAECGVSYYSQKEIQDNDLEIKYTDFNVYVNISDIEFLKKTKIDLEIEGTNSNLTLSAPFAKYKQSKKNLSLKDRIQHFLDIEINPVLSLHGGQVFLIDITKLGYVILKFSGSCNGCSMIDVTLKEGIEKKLLQVFPEIKGITDLTIHQHGHHSYY from the coding sequence ATGATTTATATTTCTATACCAGCTCAAAAATATTTAAAAAAATTGTTAAAAGATGAAGAAAAAGGTACTCATATTCGAGTTTTTGTTGTCAATCCAGGTACACCTAAAGCAGAATGTGGCGTATCTTATTATTCTCAAAAAGAAATACAAGATAATGATTTAGAAATAAAATATACTGATTTTAACGTTTATGTGAACATATCTGATATAGAGTTTTTAAAAAAAACAAAAATTGATCTTGAAATAGAAGGTACAAATTCAAATTTGACTTTAAGTGCTCCTTTTGCTAAATATAAACAAAGTAAAAAAAATTTATCTTTAAAAGATCGTATACAGCATTTTTTAGATATTGAAATTAATCCTGTTTTATCTTTGCATGGTGGTCAAGTTTTTTTAATTGATATTACTAAATTGGGATATGTTATATTAAAATTTAGTGGTAGTTGTAATGGATGTTCAATGATTGATGTAACTTTAAAAGAAGGTATAGAAAAAAAATTGTTGCAAGTTTTTCCAGAAATCAAAGGAATTACAGATTTAACAATTCATCAACATGGTCACCATTCTTACTATTAA
- the bioH gene encoding pimeloyl-ACP methyl ester esterase BioH: MNKLYWEKIGSGDINLILLHGWGFNIKIWYHIISKLNLHFTLYLVDLPGFGKSKHCSAIKIKSTIEILSYYMPKNSIWLGWSLGGLIANMIGLNYPKNTRAIINVSSSPCFTTRHQWPGINPKIFENIYNSLSNNYAKTVENFIDLQNFNLSQPYQYFSILKKKILLYPYPKRIALIEGLKILCSIDLRENIQKLTVPLLRIYGNLDPFIPNKISGILDKIVPYSYSITINQSAHAPFISQPQEFCECLLKFKKLL, translated from the coding sequence ATGAATAAATTATATTGGGAAAAAATAGGATCAGGAGACATCAATCTGATACTTTTACATGGATGGGGATTTAATATAAAAATATGGTATCATATTATTTCTAAATTAAATTTACATTTTACATTATATTTAGTTGATTTACCAGGATTTGGTAAAAGCAAACATTGTTCAGCAATAAAAATTAAATCTACGATAGAAATTTTATCTTACTATATGCCTAAAAATTCTATCTGGTTAGGTTGGTCTCTTGGAGGTTTAATTGCTAACATGATAGGTTTAAACTATCCTAAAAATACACGAGCAATTATTAACGTATCTTCTTCTCCTTGTTTTACAACTCGTCATCAATGGCCTGGTATTAATCCTAAAATATTTGAAAATATTTATAATTCTTTAAGTAATAACTATGCGAAAACTGTTGAAAATTTTATAGATTTACAAAATTTTAATTTATCTCAACCTTATCAATATTTTTCAATATTAAAAAAAAAAATATTATTATATCCTTATCCTAAAAGAATAGCTTTAATAGAAGGACTAAAAATATTATGTTCTATCGATTTAAGAGAAAATATACAAAAATTAACTGTTCCATTATTAAGAATATATGGTAATTTAGATCCTTTTATTCCTAATAAAATATCTGGTATTTTAGATAAAATAGTACCATATAGTTATTCTATTACCATAAATCAATCCGCTCACGCACCTTTTATCTCACAACCTCAAGAATTTTGCGAATGTTTATTAAAATTTAAAAAATTATTATAA
- a CDS encoding single-stranded DNA-binding protein → MASRGINKVILIGNLGQDPEIRYMPNGGAVANITLATSETWRDKNTGEMKEKTEWHRVVLFGKLAEIAREYLRKGAQVYIEGALQTRKWQDQNGVDRYTTEIIVNISGTMHMLGNRNINNSFSNENMQKNNMILQEKNKLEKGDVKFNQSSAYNKKEISINDESQIDFDDDIPF, encoded by the coding sequence ATGGCAAGCAGAGGTATAAATAAAGTAATTCTTATTGGTAATTTGGGTCAAGATCCAGAAATTCGTTATATGCCTAATGGTGGAGCTGTAGCAAATATTACTTTAGCTACTTCTGAAACATGGAGAGATAAAAATACAGGAGAAATGAAAGAAAAAACGGAATGGCACAGAGTAGTATTATTTGGAAAATTAGCAGAAATAGCCAGAGAGTATCTTAGAAAAGGTGCACAAGTATATATAGAAGGTGCATTGCAGACAAGAAAATGGCAAGATCAAAATGGTGTCGATCGTTATACTACAGAAATCATCGTAAATATTAGTGGCACAATGCATATGTTGGGAAATAGGAATATTAATAATTCATTTTCTAATGAAAATATGCAAAAAAATAATATGATATTACAAGAAAAAAATAAATTAGAAAAAGGTGATGTAAAATTTAATCAATCTAGTGCTTATAATAAAAAAGAGATTTCAATTAATGATGAGTCTCAAATTGATTTTGATGATGATATCCCTTTTTAA
- the dnaB gene encoding replicative DNA helicase, protein MSENKFYKKIKENQIHQFKIPPHSIEAEQSVLGGLMLDNERWDTVSERIVADDFFSLPHRLIFREMQKLLDLGNPIDLITLSESLEQKGTLERVGRFAYLAELSKNTPSTANITAYADIVRERAVVREMILVANKIANAGYDPQGRKSEELLDYAESSVFKIAEKRSKKDSGPKNIEQILNMTVENIEKLFKNPHDGVTGINTGYQDLNKKTSGLQRSDLIIIAARPSMGKTTFAMNLCENSAMIYDKPVLIFSLEMPVEQIMMRMLASLSRVNQSRIRTGQLTDEDWSRISSTMNILLKKKNMYIDDSSGLTPSEVRSRARRIYRENNGLSLIMVDYLQLMRVPSLSDNRTLEIAEISRSLKSLAKELQVPVIALSQLNRSLEQRSDKRPVNSDLRESGSLEQDADLIMFIYRDEVYHEDSDLKGIAEIIIGKQRNGPIGKIRLTFNGHWSRFDNYAGPQYNEE, encoded by the coding sequence ATGTCAGAAAATAAATTCTATAAAAAAATAAAAGAAAACCAAATTCATCAATTTAAAATACCTCCTCATTCAATTGAAGCAGAACAATCTGTATTAGGAGGATTAATGTTAGATAATGAAAGATGGGATACAGTTTCAGAACGCATTGTAGCTGATGATTTTTTTAGCCTTCCCCATCGTTTAATTTTTCGTGAAATGCAAAAATTACTAGATCTTGGAAATCCTATTGATTTGATAACCTTATCAGAATCTCTAGAACAAAAAGGAACTTTAGAAAGAGTTGGTAGATTTGCCTATTTAGCAGAACTATCAAAAAATACACCAAGTACTGCTAATATTACCGCTTATGCAGATATAGTACGTGAACGTGCTGTAGTGAGAGAAATGATTTTAGTAGCTAACAAAATAGCTAATGCAGGATATGATCCTCAAGGAAGAAAAAGCGAAGAATTATTAGATTATGCGGAATCAAGCGTTTTCAAAATTGCGGAAAAAAGATCTAAAAAAGATTCCGGACCTAAAAATATCGAACAAATCCTTAATATGACTGTAGAAAATATAGAAAAATTATTCAAAAATCCGCATGATGGTGTCACAGGTATTAATACAGGATACCAAGATCTTAATAAAAAAACATCAGGATTACAACGTTCCGATTTAATTATCATAGCTGCACGACCATCCATGGGTAAAACTACTTTCGCTATGAATTTGTGCGAAAACTCCGCTATGATTTATGACAAACCAGTATTAATATTTAGTCTCGAAATGCCTGTTGAACAAATTATGATGCGTATGCTTGCTTCATTATCCCGAGTAAATCAATCTCGTATTCGTACAGGACAGTTAACCGATGAAGATTGGTCTAGAATTTCTAGTACAATGAACATTTTATTAAAAAAGAAAAATATGTATATCGATGACTCTTCTGGTTTAACTCCCAGTGAAGTTCGTTCAAGAGCCCGTCGCATATATCGTGAAAATAATGGTTTAAGTTTAATTATGGTTGATTATTTACAATTAATGAGAGTACCTTCATTATCAGATAATCGAACATTGGAAATTGCAGAAATTTCAAGATCTTTAAAATCTTTAGCAAAAGAATTACAGGTTCCTGTCATAGCATTATCTCAACTTAACAGATCTTTAGAACAAAGATCTGATAAAAGACCGGTAAATTCGGATTTAAGAGAATCTGGCTCTCTCGAACAAGATGCTGATCTTATAATGTTTATATATAGAGATGAAGTATATCATGAAGATAGTGATCTTAAAGGTATTGCAGAAATTATCATAGGAAAACAAAGAAACGGTCCTATCGGAAAAATACGCTTAACCTTTAATGGTCATTGGTCTAGATTTGATAACTATGCCGGACCTCAATATAATGAAGAATAA
- the gshB gene encoding glutathione synthase, translated as MNIKLGIVMDPISTINIKKDSSFAILLKAQEKKYKIYYIEIHDLFLIKNKSYAKSRLLRIEKNEKKWFFLGKEEYIPLSSLNVILMRKDPPVNIQFIYATYILESAEKSGVLVINKPKSLRKFNEKIFATHFPEIIPDTLITSNTILIRQFLNKHQDIIIKPLDGMGGKSVFRVKKNDPNISVIIETMTKYEKSYCVLQNYLPEIKEGDKRIFIINGKPFPWCLARIPKSGETRGNLAAGGIGKPKKLNQEDFKIANYISNPLKKMGLLFVGIDIIGNKLIEINITSPTGICEIESCCDKSITDLIIDTIEKKILKIKNKSINI; from the coding sequence ATGAACATAAAGCTAGGTATAGTAATGGATCCCATTTCTACTATCAACATAAAAAAAGATTCTAGTTTTGCTATTTTACTAAAAGCACAAGAAAAAAAATATAAAATTTATTACATAGAAATTCATGATTTATTTTTAATAAAAAATAAAAGTTATGCCAAAAGTCGTCTATTAAGAATAGAAAAAAATGAAAAAAAATGGTTTTTCTTAGGAAAAGAAGAATATATTCCATTATCTAGTTTAAATGTTATTTTAATGCGCAAAGATCCTCCTGTAAATATCCAATTCATTTATGCAACATATATTTTAGAATCTGCAGAAAAATCAGGAGTACTAGTTATTAATAAACCTAAAAGTCTAAGAAAATTTAATGAAAAAATATTTGCAACTCATTTTCCTGAAATTATACCTGACACTTTAATAACAAGTAATACTATTTTAATACGTCAATTTTTAAATAAACACCAAGATATAATTATAAAACCGCTAGACGGTATGGGAGGAAAATCAGTTTTTCGTGTAAAAAAAAATGATCCTAACATATCGGTAATTATCGAAACTATGACTAAATATGAAAAATCATATTGCGTATTACAAAATTATTTACCTGAAATAAAAGAAGGAGATAAACGTATTTTTATTATAAATGGAAAACCATTTCCATGGTGTTTAGCTAGAATTCCAAAATCTGGTGAAACAAGAGGCAATTTAGCTGCTGGCGGTATTGGAAAACCAAAAAAATTAAATCAAGAAGATTTTAAAATAGCTAATTATATTTCTAATCCGTTAAAAAAAATGGGATTACTGTTTGTAGGAATCGATATTATTGGAAATAAATTAATAGAAATTAATATCACCAGTCCTACTGGAATTTGTGAAATTGAATCATGTTGTGATAAATCTATCACAGATTTAATTATCGATACCATTGAAAAAAAAATACTAAAAATAAAAAATAAATCAATTAATATATAA